In Alteribacter lacisalsi, a genomic segment contains:
- a CDS encoding acyl-CoA carboxylase subunit beta, with translation MSNEAQWQEKVEQIYRGGGEKYHQKNAEKGKMFVRDRLKMLFDEGSWAEDGLFANSENEGLPADGVVTATGKINGQTVCVMANDSTVKAGSWGARTVEKIIRIQETAEKLEVPLLYLVDSAGARITDQIEMFPNRRGAGKIFYNQVKLSGKVPQICLLFGPSAAGGAYIPAFCDVVMMVDGNASMYLGSPRMAEMVIGEKVSLEEMGGAKMHCSTSGCGDILVASEEEAIEKAKQYLSYFPSNYKQKTKPMEAVPVPDFEKSLEEIVPKNQNAPFDMQELIARITDEGSFFEMKALFAKELITGFARINGEPVGLVANQPRQKGGVLFHDSADKAARFITLCDAYHIPLIFLADVPGFMIGTKVEKAGIIRHGAKMISAMSEATVPKISVVVRKAYGAGLYAMAGPAFEPDCCIALPTAQIAVMGPEAAVNAVYANKISELPPEERAAFIQEKRKEYQENIDIYRLASELIVDEVVPANHLRKELEERLDLYRSKNQVFTDRKHPVYPV, from the coding sequence ATGAGTAATGAAGCGCAGTGGCAGGAAAAAGTAGAGCAGATTTACCGCGGAGGCGGCGAAAAATATCATCAGAAGAATGCTGAAAAAGGCAAAATGTTCGTACGGGACCGTCTCAAAATGCTTTTTGATGAAGGTTCGTGGGCAGAGGACGGCCTGTTTGCAAATTCCGAAAACGAAGGTCTTCCGGCAGATGGTGTTGTTACTGCAACTGGAAAAATTAACGGTCAGACAGTTTGTGTTATGGCAAATGATTCGACGGTAAAAGCCGGCTCATGGGGAGCTCGCACGGTCGAGAAAATCATTCGAATTCAAGAGACAGCCGAAAAACTTGAAGTGCCTCTTCTGTATCTCGTAGACTCTGCAGGCGCCAGAATTACGGACCAGATTGAGATGTTTCCAAACCGGCGCGGAGCTGGGAAAATCTTTTACAACCAGGTGAAACTGAGCGGGAAAGTACCGCAGATCTGTCTCCTTTTCGGACCTTCAGCAGCAGGCGGAGCTTATATCCCGGCTTTCTGTGACGTGGTCATGATGGTAGATGGCAACGCCTCTATGTACCTCGGTTCTCCGCGGATGGCTGAAATGGTTATTGGAGAAAAAGTATCGCTGGAGGAAATGGGCGGAGCCAAAATGCACTGCTCCACTTCCGGATGCGGGGACATACTTGTCGCCTCCGAAGAAGAAGCGATCGAAAAAGCGAAGCAGTACCTGTCCTATTTCCCGAGCAATTACAAGCAGAAAACCAAACCGATGGAAGCCGTTCCGGTTCCTGACTTTGAAAAGTCACTCGAAGAGATCGTCCCGAAAAACCAGAACGCTCCATTTGATATGCAGGAACTCATTGCACGTATTACTGATGAGGGAAGCTTCTTTGAAATGAAAGCCCTGTTTGCAAAGGAACTGATTACTGGTTTTGCCCGCATCAACGGTGAGCCTGTCGGTCTTGTGGCGAATCAGCCCCGTCAGAAGGGCGGAGTACTGTTCCATGATTCAGCCGATAAAGCAGCCCGTTTCATCACGCTTTGTGACGCGTACCATATTCCGCTCATTTTCCTTGCTGATGTACCGGGCTTTATGATTGGCACAAAGGTGGAAAAAGCAGGGATCATTCGCCACGGTGCAAAAATGATCTCAGCCATGTCGGAGGCAACCGTGCCGAAGATCAGCGTTGTCGTGCGAAAAGCATACGGAGCAGGCCTTTATGCCATGGCAGGCCCTGCCTTTGAACCGGACTGCTGTATTGCCCTGCCGACTGCCCAGATAGCCGTTATGGGACCTGAAGCTGCGGTGAACGCCGTTTATGCAAATAAAATTAGTGAACTGCCGCCGGAAGAACGGGCAGCATTCATTCAGGAAAAGCGGAAAGAGTATCAGGAAAACATCGATATTTACCGTTTGGCATCAGAGCTGATTGTCGATGAAGTAGTCCCGGCAAATCATCTCCGAAAAGAACTCGAAGAGCGTCTTGATCTTTACCGGTCAAAAAACCAGGTGTTTACCGACCGTAAACATCCAGTCTATCCGGTTTAA
- a CDS encoding enoyl-CoA hydratase-related protein codes for MDFIRTHVKNHTAWLTIDRPEAANALSRQVLEEITDTLESLAIDQDIRALVITGAGEKVFSAGADLKERRELPVEEVPFAVKRIRETIDAVAAFPVPTVCALNGPAFGGGFELALACDIRLCTKETTFALTETTLAIIPGAGGTQRLPREIGPARAKEMIFTGKKIDAEKALDWGLVTAVCDKDSLTVEVEALTDKMVSNGPVALKQAKYAINQGVQTDLTTGIAIEAKAYEVTIPTRDRLEGLEAFKEKRKPEYTGK; via the coding sequence ATGGATTTTATTCGTACACACGTGAAAAATCATACGGCCTGGCTGACCATTGACCGGCCTGAAGCAGCCAATGCCCTGTCCAGACAGGTGCTTGAGGAAATAACAGACACACTTGAGTCCCTTGCGATAGATCAGGATATACGCGCCCTGGTCATTACCGGTGCAGGAGAAAAAGTGTTCAGTGCAGGTGCTGACCTGAAAGAGCGGCGGGAACTTCCGGTGGAGGAGGTTCCGTTTGCGGTAAAGCGGATCCGTGAAACGATAGACGCTGTTGCAGCTTTTCCGGTCCCAACTGTATGTGCTCTGAATGGCCCGGCTTTTGGCGGCGGATTCGAACTTGCGCTTGCATGTGACATCAGACTTTGCACGAAAGAAACAACATTTGCTTTAACAGAAACGACACTGGCCATCATTCCAGGTGCCGGCGGAACGCAGCGCCTGCCCAGAGAAATTGGTCCTGCCCGGGCAAAGGAAATGATCTTTACCGGAAAGAAAATTGATGCAGAAAAGGCGCTGGACTGGGGCCTTGTCACGGCAGTGTGTGACAAGGATTCCCTAACAGTAGAGGTTGAAGCCCTTACAGATAAAATGGTTTCAAACGGTCCTGTCGCACTTAAGCAGGCAAAATATGCGATTAATCAGGGCGTACAGACAGATCTCACTACCGGGATTGCCATTGAGGCAAAAGCGTACGAAGTGACGATCCCGACACGGGACCGACTTGAAGGTCTTGAGGCATTTAAGGAAAAACGCAAGCCTGAATATACCGGAAAATAA
- a CDS encoding hydroxymethylglutaryl-CoA lyase — MAYPDHVLIKEVGPRDGLQNEKSFLPTEKKVEWINELSESGLNYIEITSFVNPKWIPALADCYEVATQIKRKPGVTYAALVPNMKGLEKAMEADVDEVAVFMSASDTHSKKNINKTIDETLPVLSETVREARSAGKKVRGYLSTVFGCPYEGDVSGEEVLRITDRLLEMGVYEVSLGDTIGVGNPVQVETSLNHWTSRINPEYLALHFHNTRGMALANTLVGLKAGIHTYDGALGGLGGCPYAKGASGNVATDDLVYMLHEMGIQTGADLSRLAQAGRFIEEALGKPLDSHYMEVIRAGE; from the coding sequence ATGGCTTATCCTGATCACGTTCTGATAAAAGAGGTAGGTCCCCGGGATGGACTGCAGAACGAAAAATCATTTTTACCTACAGAAAAAAAAGTGGAGTGGATCAACGAGCTTTCTGAAAGCGGTCTCAACTATATTGAAATCACGTCTTTTGTGAATCCGAAGTGGATTCCAGCTCTTGCTGACTGCTATGAGGTGGCAACGCAGATCAAGCGAAAACCAGGTGTAACGTATGCCGCCCTCGTACCCAATATGAAAGGCCTCGAGAAAGCCATGGAGGCTGACGTTGACGAAGTTGCCGTTTTCATGTCTGCAAGTGACACCCACAGTAAAAAAAATATAAATAAAACAATTGATGAAACACTGCCTGTATTGTCAGAAACTGTGCGGGAAGCGAGAAGTGCAGGTAAAAAAGTAAGGGGATACCTGAGCACCGTGTTCGGCTGCCCCTACGAAGGGGACGTTTCCGGTGAGGAAGTACTCCGTATAACAGACCGTCTTCTGGAAATGGGTGTTTATGAAGTCTCCCTCGGTGACACGATCGGGGTGGGAAATCCTGTTCAGGTGGAAACAAGTCTGAATCACTGGACAAGCCGGATCAATCCTGAGTATCTGGCCCTTCATTTTCACAACACCAGAGGTATGGCTCTGGCAAACACACTCGTGGGACTGAAAGCAGGCATTCATACATACGACGGGGCTCTTGGTGGACTTGGGGGCTGTCCGTATGCCAAAGGCGCATCCGGTAATGTAGCTACTGATGATCTTGTGTATATGCTTCATGAGATGGGCATTCAGACAGGTGCAGATCTTTCCCGGCTTGCCCAGGCAGGGCGGTTTATTGAAGAAGCTCTCGGAAAACCGCTTGACAGTCATTATATGGAAGTAATCCGGGCAGGGGAGTAA
- a CDS encoding acetyl-CoA carboxylase biotin carboxyl carrier protein subunit, whose amino-acid sequence MKEVKTSMAGNVWKVQVAPGDQITAGQEVVILESMKMEIPITAEEDGVVEELKVEEGSFVNEDDVLLTLK is encoded by the coding sequence ATGAAGGAAGTTAAAACATCGATGGCAGGAAACGTATGGAAAGTACAAGTTGCACCAGGAGATCAGATAACAGCAGGGCAAGAGGTCGTCATTCTGGAATCCATGAAAATGGAGATTCCGATCACTGCTGAAGAAGACGGCGTTGTTGAAGAATTGAAAGTTGAAGAAGGCAGTTTTGTGAATGAAGACGACGTTCTTCTTACACTGAAATAA
- a CDS encoding acetyl-CoA carboxylase biotin carboxylase subunit produces the protein MIKKLLVANRGEIAVRIFRTCERLGIQTVAVFSDADEQAVHTRAADEARWIGPSRVKESYLNMDKILEVAKETGADAIHPGYGFLSENAEFSKRVKEAGITFIGPAESIMETMGNKIAAREAMIKAGVPVVPGQTLESEEEKAVARACAEIGYPVMIKAASGGGGIGMQRVDHKEELVKVLPSVIKKAETFFGSAELYVEKFIENPRHIEAQVFGDHHGNVICLGERDCSIQRRNQKIIEEAPAPKLSEDTRKSLFAYAEKAAGNIGYTNAGTIEFLVDEEENIYFLEMNTRLQVEHPVTEEVTGIDLVEWQIRIAEEKRISELEERNMSYGHAVEVRIYAEDPVTFFPSPGKLKRWSFPEMDGIRYDSGVEEGVQVTPYYDPMLAKIISRGTTRQDAIDKMSACLEQAEVEGIKTNIPMLIETLKHQVFKEGSATTQFVQKYVIEKKSSQV, from the coding sequence ATGATTAAGAAACTGCTCGTAGCCAACCGAGGCGAGATTGCCGTACGCATCTTCAGAACGTGTGAACGCCTGGGAATTCAGACAGTAGCCGTATTTTCAGATGCCGACGAGCAGGCTGTCCACACAAGAGCGGCCGATGAGGCACGGTGGATCGGTCCCTCACGGGTGAAAGAAAGCTATTTGAATATGGATAAAATCCTAGAGGTCGCCAAAGAAACCGGCGCTGATGCGATCCACCCGGGCTATGGCTTTCTCTCCGAAAACGCTGAATTCAGCAAGCGCGTGAAAGAAGCCGGCATCACCTTTATCGGCCCGGCAGAAAGCATTATGGAAACGATGGGAAATAAAATTGCAGCAAGAGAAGCGATGATCAAGGCAGGGGTTCCAGTGGTTCCGGGTCAAACTCTTGAATCAGAGGAAGAAAAAGCCGTCGCCAGAGCGTGTGCTGAAATCGGCTATCCTGTTATGATTAAAGCTGCTTCCGGCGGCGGCGGAATCGGTATGCAGCGGGTCGATCATAAAGAAGAGCTTGTTAAAGTTCTCCCATCCGTCATTAAAAAAGCGGAGACGTTTTTCGGTTCAGCTGAACTTTACGTTGAGAAATTTATCGAAAACCCTCGTCATATCGAAGCCCAGGTGTTTGGCGATCATCATGGGAACGTGATCTGTCTCGGGGAGCGTGACTGCTCGATTCAGCGGCGCAATCAGAAAATTATTGAAGAAGCACCGGCACCAAAACTCAGCGAGGACACCAGAAAGTCCCTTTTTGCCTACGCCGAAAAAGCAGCAGGCAACATCGGCTACACCAATGCCGGTACGATCGAATTTCTTGTGGATGAAGAGGAAAACATCTATTTCCTTGAAATGAATACACGCCTTCAGGTGGAGCATCCGGTCACAGAGGAAGTAACCGGTATTGATCTTGTCGAATGGCAGATCCGAATTGCAGAGGAAAAGAGGATTTCCGAGCTTGAAGAGCGAAATATGTCATACGGGCATGCGGTTGAAGTCCGTATTTATGCCGAGGATCCGGTTACGTTTTTCCCTTCACCAGGGAAACTGAAGCGCTGGTCCTTTCCGGAAATGGACGGGATCCGCTACGACTCCGGAGTGGAAGAAGGCGTCCAGGTGACACCTTATTATGATCCGATGCTGGCGAAAATCATTTCCCGGGGCACCACCAGACAGGATGCGATAGACAAAATGTCCGCCTGCCTGGAGCAGGCCGAGGTGGAAGGCATAAAAACGAACATCCCCATGCTTATAGAAACACTGAAGCACCAGGTATTTAAAGAAGGCAGCGCCACGACTCAGTTCGTACAGAAGTATGTAATTGAGAAGAAAAGCTCACAAGTCTAA
- a CDS encoding acyl-CoA dehydrogenase family protein, protein MNFSLTKEQQMIKEMVRDFAKKEIEPKADEVDRTSRFPEETFKRIGELGLLGIPFPEKYGGSGGDTISYALAVEEIGKACGGTGLSYAAAVSLGASPLYYFGTEQQKQEYLIPITTGETLGAFGLTEPSAGSDAGGTRTRAELVGDHYVINGEKCWITNTEYSRIVIVTAVNGKDDRGRNKISAFIVPTDSPGVTIRSDYEKFGVRGSNTCEIHLEDVKVPKENILGDPDKGFGQFLYTLDGGRISIAALAVGIGQAAYEAALSYSKERKQFGQAIGSFQAIQFKLSDMAMELELARNMVHKAAWLKDQNKPFKKESAMAKLFASEAATRACNQAIQIHGGYGYMREYKVERFLRDAKLMEIGEGTSEIQRLVIAREIGCPRTESGEKQKAGRS, encoded by the coding sequence ATGAATTTTTCACTCACGAAAGAACAGCAGATGATTAAAGAGATGGTAAGGGATTTCGCCAAGAAGGAGATCGAACCGAAAGCAGACGAAGTTGACCGTACGAGTCGTTTTCCGGAAGAGACGTTCAAACGGATCGGTGAGCTCGGCCTTCTCGGTATTCCGTTTCCAGAGAAGTACGGCGGGTCCGGGGGTGACACGATTTCCTACGCTCTTGCAGTTGAGGAAATCGGAAAAGCGTGTGGTGGAACAGGACTAAGCTATGCGGCAGCAGTATCGCTTGGTGCCTCGCCGCTTTACTATTTCGGAACCGAGCAGCAGAAGCAGGAATACCTCATTCCGATTACAACCGGGGAAACACTCGGTGCATTTGGGCTTACTGAGCCGAGTGCAGGATCGGATGCCGGCGGAACACGTACCCGTGCCGAACTTGTTGGTGACCACTACGTCATTAACGGCGAAAAATGCTGGATCACAAACACAGAGTATTCCCGCATCGTTATTGTTACCGCTGTAAACGGAAAAGACGACCGCGGCAGAAACAAAATTTCCGCATTTATCGTGCCGACTGATTCACCGGGCGTGACAATTCGAAGCGACTACGAGAAGTTCGGTGTTAGAGGTTCCAATACGTGTGAAATTCACCTTGAGGATGTCAAAGTGCCAAAAGAGAACATTCTCGGCGATCCGGATAAAGGATTCGGTCAGTTTCTTTACACACTTGATGGTGGACGAATCTCGATTGCCGCACTTGCTGTAGGAATCGGGCAGGCAGCATACGAAGCAGCACTTTCCTACTCGAAGGAACGTAAACAGTTCGGTCAGGCAATCGGAAGCTTTCAGGCAATTCAATTTAAGCTGAGCGACATGGCAATGGAACTTGAACTTGCGAGAAACATGGTTCATAAAGCAGCCTGGCTGAAGGATCAGAATAAGCCATTCAAAAAAGAATCTGCCATGGCAAAGCTGTTTGCTTCTGAAGCAGCAACCCGTGCATGCAACCAGGCGATCCAGATTCACGGCGGATACGGGTATATGCGCGAGTACAAAGTGGAAAGGTTCCTCCGCGATGCCAAACTGATGGAAATCGGCGAAGGAACATCAGAAATCCAACGTCTCGTCATTGCCCGTGAAATCGGCTGTCCGCGTACAGAATCCGGGGAAAAACAAAAGGCAGGACGCTCGTAA
- the nadA gene encoding quinolinate synthase NadA encodes MSAIDALLREESLLPETYKQMTDRELIERISFVKNSLGRDLYLPGHHYQKDDIIRFADDTGDSLQLAKLSAANREAGFVVFCGVHFMAETADILTDPDQQVILPDMRAGCSMADMADYDQTERAWEALTHRFGNTIIPLTYVNSTAAIKAFVGRHGGTCVTSSNARRIVTWALEQKKRILFLPDQHLGRNTAYDLGIPLDEMLVWDPISDVLEESVKTDECRVILWKGHCSVHENFRMPHIENLRKTEPDRRILVHPECTWEVVQASDDAGSTSYIIEQIEKAPGESKWAIGTEMNLVNRLIQSNPHLDIVSLNPFMCPCLTMNRIDLPHLAWSLDRIDAGKPVNVVRVPDQIAEDARKALDRMLELV; translated from the coding sequence ATGAGCGCGATTGATGCACTGTTAAGAGAAGAGTCTCTTCTTCCGGAAACATATAAACAAATGACGGACCGTGAGCTGATTGAAAGGATCAGCTTCGTGAAAAACAGCCTCGGCCGTGATCTTTACCTTCCCGGTCACCATTATCAGAAGGACGACATTATCCGGTTTGCCGATGACACCGGGGATTCACTGCAGCTGGCAAAGTTATCGGCAGCAAACAGAGAAGCCGGGTTTGTGGTATTTTGCGGTGTTCACTTTATGGCAGAAACGGCAGATATTCTGACCGATCCCGACCAGCAGGTGATTCTTCCCGATATGAGGGCAGGATGTTCGATGGCCGATATGGCTGATTACGATCAGACAGAGCGGGCATGGGAGGCTCTAACGCATCGTTTCGGTAACACGATTATTCCGCTCACATATGTGAACTCCACTGCGGCCATCAAAGCATTTGTCGGCCGGCACGGCGGGACTTGCGTGACGTCTTCAAACGCCCGCAGAATCGTTACGTGGGCCCTTGAACAGAAAAAGCGTATTCTGTTTCTTCCTGATCAGCACCTGGGAAGAAACACCGCTTACGATCTGGGAATTCCCCTTGATGAAATGCTCGTTTGGGACCCGATTTCCGATGTGCTGGAGGAAAGCGTGAAGACAGACGAATGCCGCGTGATCCTCTGGAAGGGTCACTGTTCGGTCCATGAAAATTTTCGTATGCCCCACATAGAAAACCTTCGTAAAACTGAGCCGGACAGAAGAATTCTTGTCCATCCCGAGTGTACGTGGGAAGTAGTACAGGCCAGTGATGATGCAGGATCCACAAGCTACATTATTGAGCAGATTGAAAAGGCGCCGGGAGAAAGCAAATGGGCAATTGGAACCGAAATGAACCTTGTAAACAGGCTGATCCAGTCGAATCCGCACCTGGATATCGTTTCCCTGAACCCGTTTATGTGCCCTTGCCTCACGATGAACCGGATCGACCTCCCGCACCTTGCCTGGTCTCTTGACCGTATTGATGCCGGGAAACCGGTAAATGTGGTCCGGGTTCCAGACCAGATTGCCGAAGATGCCCGAAAAGCCCTGGACCGTATGCTTGAACTTGTTTAG
- the nadC gene encoding carboxylating nicotinate-nucleotide diphosphorylase, which yields MNQWILKQALENWLIEDNGFQDITTEAIFPKGEKGEARYIAKEPGIFFGREVLETGYSALGLETEFECGVQDGDELKKGDTIASVSGEVRDILTSERVFLNLVQRLSGIATAAHQAVKEVNGFPVRIADTRKTTPGLRMLEKAAVRAGGASNHRFRLDDGVMIKDNHISACGSIAEAVSRVRGAAGHMVKIEVEAETEQQVVEAVEAGADVIMFDNADPETVKNWLRHVPSSVVTEVSGGINSETLRDYAASGVSVISMGALTHTVKSLDISLAFVEKGGQTNERD from the coding sequence ATGAACCAATGGATACTCAAACAGGCACTGGAAAACTGGCTGATCGAAGACAACGGTTTTCAGGATATTACAACGGAAGCTATTTTTCCAAAAGGAGAGAAAGGGGAAGCAAGGTACATAGCCAAGGAGCCCGGAATCTTCTTTGGCAGGGAGGTACTGGAGACCGGATACAGTGCTCTAGGTCTGGAAACAGAGTTTGAATGCGGCGTGCAGGACGGAGACGAACTGAAAAAAGGGGATACGATTGCTTCTGTCTCAGGGGAGGTCAGGGATATCCTCACCTCAGAGCGTGTGTTTTTAAATCTCGTTCAGAGGCTGAGCGGCATTGCTACCGCTGCTCACCAGGCTGTTAAGGAAGTTAACGGGTTTCCGGTCCGGATTGCCGACACCCGCAAAACGACACCTGGACTGCGTATGCTTGAAAAAGCGGCGGTACGTGCAGGGGGAGCGTCCAACCATCGTTTCCGGCTTGATGACGGAGTGATGATTAAGGACAATCATATATCCGCTTGCGGTTCAATTGCTGAGGCAGTCTCGAGAGTTCGCGGCGCTGCCGGCCATATGGTGAAAATTGAAGTTGAAGCTGAAACCGAACAGCAGGTGGTGGAGGCAGTAGAAGCAGGTGCTGACGTAATTATGTTCGATAATGCAGACCCGGAAACGGTGAAAAACTGGCTCAGACACGTCCCAAGCTCCGTTGTGACCGAAGTGTCAGGCGGCATTAACTCTGAAACACTCAGGGATTATGCTGCCTCCGGTGTGAGTGTCATTTCCATGGGCGCCCTTACACACACGGTGAAATCCCTTGATATCAGCCTCGCATTTGTAGAAAAAGGAGGACAAACAAATGAGCGCGATTGA
- the nadB gene encoding L-aspartate oxidase — MDKNTVVVIGSGLAALTAARELSGHFNVMIFTKNPLGASSWKAQGGIAAAIHETDNGKQHYMDTMDAGLNHNDPEAVSVLVKEGKDAVAGLIASGMKFDQGLGLEGAHSVRRIFHAGGDRTGKKMMEHVLSDCSDLMIDEQRRVIDLAVSGGVCKGVIVKDIHTGALEYVAASAVIIATGGCGGLYDVTSNDPALIGDGLAMAYRAGAALTDMEFVQFHPTLLYKNNTAYGLISEAVRGEGAVLVNGRGERMMGWHPRKDLAPRDVISRTLASFAANREDIWLDVTKVKKFRERFPGAAALCTQAGVRLEDGRIPVRPGAHFSIGGIETSLNGESTLLGLYAVGEAACTGVHGANRLASNSLLETLVFGKKAARHIIFQYAKAFEHAGITGHWKEEAPPAALPSISMIRQMVTRCAGIEKDENGLKELLAWLKDCRIESHFHSFRGYWPLEAIEVSNGLITADLLASSSLARSESRGTHFRRDLPNTENVKWRRRRIRQQLTQQTQGEVQTK, encoded by the coding sequence ATGGACAAAAATACGGTCGTAGTGATCGGAAGCGGTCTGGCGGCACTTACGGCTGCCAGGGAACTGAGCGGGCATTTCAATGTGATGATTTTCACAAAAAACCCTCTTGGTGCCAGTTCCTGGAAAGCCCAGGGGGGCATTGCAGCTGCCATTCATGAAACTGACAATGGGAAACAGCATTACATGGATACGATGGATGCCGGCCTTAATCATAATGATCCCGAGGCGGTGTCTGTCCTGGTTAAAGAAGGAAAGGATGCTGTTGCGGGCCTGATTGCTTCAGGTATGAAATTTGATCAAGGGCTGGGTCTGGAAGGCGCCCACTCGGTGAGACGGATTTTTCATGCAGGCGGCGACCGGACTGGAAAGAAAATGATGGAACACGTTTTGAGTGACTGCTCCGATCTGATGATCGACGAACAGAGAAGAGTCATCGATCTCGCCGTTTCAGGCGGGGTTTGTAAAGGAGTCATTGTAAAAGACATCCACACTGGTGCTCTGGAGTATGTAGCAGCTTCTGCTGTCATAATTGCCACTGGCGGATGCGGAGGCCTTTACGACGTGACCTCTAACGATCCCGCCCTTATTGGCGACGGTCTGGCAATGGCGTATCGTGCAGGTGCCGCCCTCACTGATATGGAATTTGTCCAGTTTCATCCGACACTTTTATATAAGAATAACACTGCGTACGGACTGATTTCAGAAGCTGTCCGGGGAGAAGGGGCTGTTCTTGTAAACGGCCGCGGTGAAAGAATGATGGGATGGCATCCCCGAAAGGATCTGGCGCCAAGAGATGTGATTTCAAGAACGCTGGCTTCTTTTGCTGCAAATAGAGAGGATATCTGGCTTGACGTCACTAAGGTAAAAAAATTCCGGGAACGGTTTCCAGGAGCCGCTGCTCTCTGCACGCAGGCGGGTGTCCGTCTGGAAGATGGAAGAATTCCTGTCCGCCCTGGAGCCCATTTTTCTATCGGCGGTATAGAAACATCGCTTAACGGGGAATCCACACTTCTCGGGCTATATGCAGTGGGAGAAGCTGCCTGCACTGGTGTCCATGGGGCGAACCGGCTTGCCAGCAACTCCCTGCTGGAAACACTCGTTTTCGGGAAAAAGGCAGCCCGGCATATTATTTTTCAATATGCAAAAGCATTCGAGCACGCTGGGATAACCGGACATTGGAAAGAAGAGGCACCACCGGCAGCTCTGCCGTCAATAAGTATGATCAGACAGATGGTAACCCGGTGCGCAGGAATTGAAAAAGATGAGAACGGGCTGAAAGAGCTGCTCGCCTGGCTGAAAGACTGCCGGATTGAATCCCATTTTCACAGTTTCCGAGGTTACTGGCCTCTTGAAGCGATTGAGGTGAGTAACGGGCTGATTACTGCAGACCTTCTTGCTTCTTCCTCATTGGCAAGATCAGAATCGAGAGGCACCCATTTCCGGCGGGATCTTCCTAATACAGAAAATGTGAAATGGCGCCGGCGGAGAATCCGTCAGCAGCTAACACAACAAACACAGGGCGAGGTGCAGACGAAATGA
- a CDS encoding cysteine desulfurase family protein has product MIFLDHASTSPMSEKALNVYTEAAKRYYGNTGSLHEYGFSAAKLTEAARMEAAQALDVLPEEIYFTNGGTEGNRRAILSLVLARPSEKKHIITSSVEHPSVLSVCRELEERGYEITYLPVDSTGLISISDLDHAIRQETALVTIQHVNSETGTIQTIEEIGARCRFSSIPFHSDAVQSLGKIPVNPSVMNVDSLTFSAHKVNGPKGAGAVYIRKGTPWKCPDPLTSPSHEKGFQPGTVNTPGIAAFCTALSQAVEQLDKTASHMYTLRRFFIKMLKNEIPDAVIEGHPKRHAPHITGFRIPGVEGQYVMLTLDRYGICVSTGSACQVAKQEASHVLSSLGKSDQEAREFVRISTGRNTTYKELSETVQHLKTLAKAFKKEA; this is encoded by the coding sequence ATGATATTTCTTGATCACGCCTCGACGTCACCAATGAGTGAAAAAGCGCTTAATGTTTATACAGAAGCGGCAAAACGATATTACGGCAACACCGGAAGTCTGCATGAGTACGGATTTTCTGCTGCAAAATTAACGGAGGCTGCGAGAATGGAAGCAGCTCAGGCCTTAGATGTACTTCCGGAAGAAATCTATTTTACGAACGGGGGAACCGAAGGAAACCGAAGAGCTATTCTCTCACTGGTCCTTGCCCGTCCTTCTGAGAAGAAACACATTATTACAAGTTCTGTCGAACACCCTTCCGTACTGTCTGTCTGCCGTGAGCTTGAGGAACGGGGGTATGAAATCACCTATCTTCCGGTAGATTCAACCGGCCTAATTTCGATCAGCGATCTGGATCATGCGATCAGGCAGGAGACCGCACTTGTCACTATTCAGCACGTAAACTCCGAAACAGGAACGATCCAGACTATAGAAGAAATCGGGGCACGCTGCCGTTTCAGCAGCATTCCTTTTCACAGTGACGCCGTTCAGTCACTGGGGAAAATACCGGTTAACCCTTCTGTGATGAATGTTGACAGCCTCACATTCTCTGCTCATAAAGTTAACGGTCCTAAGGGGGCAGGTGCTGTCTACATACGGAAAGGCACACCATGGAAGTGTCCGGACCCGCTCACCTCACCTTCCCATGAGAAAGGGTTCCAGCCCGGTACGGTGAATACACCTGGTATCGCTGCTTTTTGCACAGCTCTTTCTCAGGCTGTGGAACAGCTGGACAAAACGGCATCTCACATGTACACGTTACGCCGTTTCTTTATCAAAATGCTGAAAAACGAAATTCCTGATGCTGTCATTGAAGGTCACCCCAAACGGCATGCCCCTCATATTACAGGCTTTCGCATTCCAGGTGTTGAAGGGCAGTATGTGATGCTTACTCTCGACAGGTACGGCATTTGCGTGTCAACCGGCAGCGCCTGCCAGGTTGCCAAACAGGAAGCATCCCATGTATTATCTTCATTAGGAAAAAGCGATCAGGAAGCCCGTGAATTCGTCCGGATATCCACAGGCAGAAATACCACTTATAAGGAACTTTCCGAGACAGTGCAGCATCTTAAAACACTGGCCAAAGCGTTTAAAAAGGAGGCGTAG